Proteins from one Oncorhynchus masou masou isolate Uvic2021 chromosome 12, UVic_Omas_1.1, whole genome shotgun sequence genomic window:
- the LOC135550792 gene encoding E3 ubiquitin-protein ligase rififylin-like isoform X2, which produces MWTSCCSWFCLEPTATVEENVSSWRQAYTNSGYNQSLTSPEHMCKACGGQFDTIARKVRELRDYLHLHEVPTQTCREKEELVELVLGQQTPSTSTSSETVSSQPTAHNNVPSPGTPSPPQTQGPISPDTLSPEQPEQSAPEAEPESEQISDDEEDDEEEEDEGEESSDNEETLIPGRRASLSDLSCVEDIEGLSVRQLKEILARNFVNYKGCCEKCELMERVTRLYNNQKDLQNLDPAAPKSQEENLCRICMDSPIDCVLLECGHMVTCSKCGKRMSECPICRQYVVRAVHVFRS; this is translated from the exons ATGTGGACATCCTGTTGTAGCTGGTTTTGTTTAGAACCCACCGCCACAGTGGAAGAAAACGTCAGCTCCTGGCGCCAGGCCTACACAAACTCGGGCTACAACCAATCCCTGACCTCTCCCGAACATATGTGCAAGGCCTGCGGAGGCCAATTCGACACCATCGCTAGGAAG GTGCGGGAGCTGCGCGACTACCTCCACCTGCATGAGGTGCCCACCCAGACGTGCCGGGAAAAGGAGGAGCTGGTTGAGCTGGTCTTGGGCCAGCAGACCCCTAGCACCAGCACCAGCAGTGAGACCGTGTCCTCCCAGCCCACGGCTCACAACAACGTCCCTTCCCCAGGCACACCATCCCCTCCCCAGACACAGGGCCCTATCAGCCCCGACACATTGAGCCCAGAGCAGCCAGAACAATCAGCCCCCGAGGCAGAGCCAGAGTCAGAGCAGATAtctgatgatgaggaggatgatgaagaagaggaggacgaagGTGAAGAG TCATCAGACAACGAGGAGACTCTGATCCCCGGCCGGAGGGCCTCTCTGTCTGACCTGAGCTGCGTTGAGGACATTGAGGGCCTGAGCGTGCGCCAGCTGAAGGAGATCTTGGCCCGCAACTTTGTCAACTACAAGGGCTGCTGCGAGAAGTGTGAGCTGATGGAGAGGGTCACCCGCCTCTACAACAACCAGAAGGACCTCCAGAACCTAG ACCCTGCGGCTCCCAAGAGCCAGGAGGAGAACCTCTGTCGGATCTGCATGGACTCTCCCATTGACTGTGTTCTGCTGGAGTGCGGCCACATGGTCACCTGCAGCAAGTGCGGCAAACGCATGAGCGAGTGCCCCATCTGTAGGCAGTACGTGGTACGGGCGGTGCATGTCTTCAGGTCCTGA
- the LOC135550792 gene encoding E3 ubiquitin-protein ligase rififylin-like isoform X1, whose amino-acid sequence MWTSCCSWFCLEPTATVEENVSSWRQAYTNSGYNQSLTSPEHMCKACGGQFDTIARKHVCVDCKKNFCGHCSVQLEPPRPRLCHTCQHFHGTLFDRDQLMRLKVRELRDYLHLHEVPTQTCREKEELVELVLGQQTPSTSTSSETVSSQPTAHNNVPSPGTPSPPQTQGPISPDTLSPEQPEQSAPEAEPESEQISDDEEDDEEEEDEGEESSDNEETLIPGRRASLSDLSCVEDIEGLSVRQLKEILARNFVNYKGCCEKCELMERVTRLYNNQKDLQNLDPAAPKSQEENLCRICMDSPIDCVLLECGHMVTCSKCGKRMSECPICRQYVVRAVHVFRS is encoded by the exons ATGTGGACATCCTGTTGTAGCTGGTTTTGTTTAGAACCCACCGCCACAGTGGAAGAAAACGTCAGCTCCTGGCGCCAGGCCTACACAAACTCGGGCTACAACCAATCCCTGACCTCTCCCGAACATATGTGCAAGGCCTGCGGAGGCCAATTCGACACCATCGCTAGGAAG CATGTCTGCGTGGACTGCAAGAAGAACTTCTGCGGCCACTGCTCTGTGCAGCTGGAGCCGCCACGCCCGCGCCTCTGCCACACATGTCAGCACTTTCACGGAACCCTATTCGACCGCGACCAGTTGATGCGACTCAAG GTGCGGGAGCTGCGCGACTACCTCCACCTGCATGAGGTGCCCACCCAGACGTGCCGGGAAAAGGAGGAGCTGGTTGAGCTGGTCTTGGGCCAGCAGACCCCTAGCACCAGCACCAGCAGTGAGACCGTGTCCTCCCAGCCCACGGCTCACAACAACGTCCCTTCCCCAGGCACACCATCCCCTCCCCAGACACAGGGCCCTATCAGCCCCGACACATTGAGCCCAGAGCAGCCAGAACAATCAGCCCCCGAGGCAGAGCCAGAGTCAGAGCAGATAtctgatgatgaggaggatgatgaagaagaggaggacgaagGTGAAGAG TCATCAGACAACGAGGAGACTCTGATCCCCGGCCGGAGGGCCTCTCTGTCTGACCTGAGCTGCGTTGAGGACATTGAGGGCCTGAGCGTGCGCCAGCTGAAGGAGATCTTGGCCCGCAACTTTGTCAACTACAAGGGCTGCTGCGAGAAGTGTGAGCTGATGGAGAGGGTCACCCGCCTCTACAACAACCAGAAGGACCTCCAGAACCTAG ACCCTGCGGCTCCCAAGAGCCAGGAGGAGAACCTCTGTCGGATCTGCATGGACTCTCCCATTGACTGTGTTCTGCTGGAGTGCGGCCACATGGTCACCTGCAGCAAGTGCGGCAAACGCATGAGCGAGTGCCCCATCTGTAGGCAGTACGTGGTACGGGCGGTGCATGTCTTCAGGTCCTGA